One region of Thunnus albacares chromosome 8, fThuAlb1.1, whole genome shotgun sequence genomic DNA includes:
- the ccne2 gene encoding G1/S-specific cyclin-E2 isoform X1 produces MEAALLTLKLSKVFFSACSLLCCLFSCIKQASSTLHVNPVDHQFICISGGAINSVNIMSRRSDRITLQARDSNTPEPTVRGPLRKRKSEPSKKKLQPATKKQSYEIQKCWSEDGASPCVLIETPHKELEPADPSSFKQYRFKNLFIKASPIPRLSWASSDDVWIKMLNKELKYVHDKSYLQRHPKLQPKMRAILLDWLLEVSEVYSLHRQTAYLAQDFFDRFMLTQQNVNKDYLQLIGITTLFIASKIEEIYPPKICEFAYVTDGACDMWDIQCTELHILKALDWNLCPETPISWLKLYVQVEAQTDGENFLVPQFPQETYIQITQLLDVCMMDINSLDYSYSVLAAAAFCHFSTFDVVHKVSGLTWESVAPCFRWMTPFMDTLRSEPKPQLKNFTKVKADDRHNIQTHVAYLDLLRKAHERRIDSPDCQLSPAPVGAILTPPNSTEKPANP; encoded by the exons ATGGAGGCGGCGCTTCTAACTTTAAAACTAtctaaagtgtttttttcagcttgttcttTGCTCTGTTGCCTCTTTTCCTGCATCAAGCAAGCATCCAGCACTTTGCATGTAAACCCTGTGGATCACCAGTTTATCTGCATATCGGG cgGAGCCATAAATTCAGTCAACATCATGTCCAGACGCAG CGATCGCATCACACTGCAAGCCAGAGATTCAAACACACCTGAGCCGACTGTGAGAGGCCCCCTGAGGAAAAGGAAGTCAGAG ccCTCCAAGAAGAAGCTACAACCTGCCACCAAGAAACAAAGCTATGAAATACAG aagTGTTGGTCGGAGGACGGAGCGAGTCCCTGCGTCCTCATAGAAACTCCTCACAAAGAACTGGAGCCTGCAGACCCGTCGAGCTTCAAGCAGTACAGATTCAAAAACCTCTTCATCAAGGCCTCGCCCATCCCTCGTCTCAG TTGGGCCAGTTCAGACGACGTTTGGATCAAAATGCTCAACAAGGAGCTGAAGTACGTTCATGATAAGAGTTACCTGCAGCGGCATCCCAAACTGCAGCCCAAGATGAGAGCCATCCTGCTGGACTGGCTGCTGGAG gtgagcGAGGTTTACAGCCTCCACCGGCAGACGGCCTACCTCGCTCAGGACTTCTTCGACCGCTTCATGCTGACTCAGCAGAACGTCAACAAGGATTACCTGCAGCTCATCGGCATCACCACGCTCTTCATCGCCTCCAAGATAGAG gAGATTTATCCTCCTAAAATCTGTGAGTTCGCCTACGTGACGGACGGCGCCTGCGACATGTGGGACATCCAGTGCACCGAGCTGCACATCCTGAAG GCGTTGGACTGGAATCTGTGTCCAGAGACGCCGATCTCCTGGTTGAAGCTTTACGTTCAGGTGGAGGCTCAGACGGACGGAGAGAACTTCCTGGTTCCACAGTTTCCTCAGGAAACCTACATCCAGATCACACAG CTGTTAGACGTGTGTATGATGGACATCAACTCGCTGGACTACAGCTACAGTGTTCTCGCCGCAGCCGCCTTCTGCCACTTCTCCACCTTCGACGTCGTTCATAAAGTCTCAG gtcTGACGTGGGAGAGCGTCGCTCCTTGTTTCCGGTGGATGACTCCCTTCATGGACACGCTGCGATCTGAACCCAAACCTCAGCTCAAGAACTTCACCAAAGTCAAAGCCGACGACCGACACAACATCCAGACACACGTGGCCTATCTGGACCTGCTG AGAAAAGCTCACGAGCGTCGGATCGACAGTCCCGACTGTCAGCTGTCGCCGGCCCCCGTGGGCGCCATCCTGACTCCGCCCAACAGCACAGAGAAACCGGCCAAtccctga
- the ccne2 gene encoding G1/S-specific cyclin-E2 isoform X3 yields MRGAINSVNIMSRRSDRITLQARDSNTPEPTVRGPLRKRKSEPSKKKLQPATKKQSYEIQKCWSEDGASPCVLIETPHKELEPADPSSFKQYRFKNLFIKASPIPRLSWASSDDVWIKMLNKELKYVHDKSYLQRHPKLQPKMRAILLDWLLEVSEVYSLHRQTAYLAQDFFDRFMLTQQNVNKDYLQLIGITTLFIASKIEEIYPPKICEFAYVTDGACDMWDIQCTELHILKALDWNLCPETPISWLKLYVQVEAQTDGENFLVPQFPQETYIQITQLLDVCMMDINSLDYSYSVLAAAAFCHFSTFDVVHKVSGLTWESVAPCFRWMTPFMDTLRSEPKPQLKNFTKVKADDRHNIQTHVAYLDLLRKAHERRIDSPDCQLSPAPVGAILTPPNSTEKPANP; encoded by the exons ATGCG cgGAGCCATAAATTCAGTCAACATCATGTCCAGACGCAG CGATCGCATCACACTGCAAGCCAGAGATTCAAACACACCTGAGCCGACTGTGAGAGGCCCCCTGAGGAAAAGGAAGTCAGAG ccCTCCAAGAAGAAGCTACAACCTGCCACCAAGAAACAAAGCTATGAAATACAG aagTGTTGGTCGGAGGACGGAGCGAGTCCCTGCGTCCTCATAGAAACTCCTCACAAAGAACTGGAGCCTGCAGACCCGTCGAGCTTCAAGCAGTACAGATTCAAAAACCTCTTCATCAAGGCCTCGCCCATCCCTCGTCTCAG TTGGGCCAGTTCAGACGACGTTTGGATCAAAATGCTCAACAAGGAGCTGAAGTACGTTCATGATAAGAGTTACCTGCAGCGGCATCCCAAACTGCAGCCCAAGATGAGAGCCATCCTGCTGGACTGGCTGCTGGAG gtgagcGAGGTTTACAGCCTCCACCGGCAGACGGCCTACCTCGCTCAGGACTTCTTCGACCGCTTCATGCTGACTCAGCAGAACGTCAACAAGGATTACCTGCAGCTCATCGGCATCACCACGCTCTTCATCGCCTCCAAGATAGAG gAGATTTATCCTCCTAAAATCTGTGAGTTCGCCTACGTGACGGACGGCGCCTGCGACATGTGGGACATCCAGTGCACCGAGCTGCACATCCTGAAG GCGTTGGACTGGAATCTGTGTCCAGAGACGCCGATCTCCTGGTTGAAGCTTTACGTTCAGGTGGAGGCTCAGACGGACGGAGAGAACTTCCTGGTTCCACAGTTTCCTCAGGAAACCTACATCCAGATCACACAG CTGTTAGACGTGTGTATGATGGACATCAACTCGCTGGACTACAGCTACAGTGTTCTCGCCGCAGCCGCCTTCTGCCACTTCTCCACCTTCGACGTCGTTCATAAAGTCTCAG gtcTGACGTGGGAGAGCGTCGCTCCTTGTTTCCGGTGGATGACTCCCTTCATGGACACGCTGCGATCTGAACCCAAACCTCAGCTCAAGAACTTCACCAAAGTCAAAGCCGACGACCGACACAACATCCAGACACACGTGGCCTATCTGGACCTGCTG AGAAAAGCTCACGAGCGTCGGATCGACAGTCCCGACTGTCAGCTGTCGCCGGCCCCCGTGGGCGCCATCCTGACTCCGCCCAACAGCACAGAGAAACCGGCCAAtccctga
- the ccne2 gene encoding G1/S-specific cyclin-E2 isoform X2 yields MVFPCIVSACGAINSVNIMSRRSDRITLQARDSNTPEPTVRGPLRKRKSEPSKKKLQPATKKQSYEIQKCWSEDGASPCVLIETPHKELEPADPSSFKQYRFKNLFIKASPIPRLSWASSDDVWIKMLNKELKYVHDKSYLQRHPKLQPKMRAILLDWLLEVSEVYSLHRQTAYLAQDFFDRFMLTQQNVNKDYLQLIGITTLFIASKIEEIYPPKICEFAYVTDGACDMWDIQCTELHILKALDWNLCPETPISWLKLYVQVEAQTDGENFLVPQFPQETYIQITQLLDVCMMDINSLDYSYSVLAAAAFCHFSTFDVVHKVSGLTWESVAPCFRWMTPFMDTLRSEPKPQLKNFTKVKADDRHNIQTHVAYLDLLRKAHERRIDSPDCQLSPAPVGAILTPPNSTEKPANP; encoded by the exons ATGGTCTTCCCTTGTATAGTTTCAGCCTG cgGAGCCATAAATTCAGTCAACATCATGTCCAGACGCAG CGATCGCATCACACTGCAAGCCAGAGATTCAAACACACCTGAGCCGACTGTGAGAGGCCCCCTGAGGAAAAGGAAGTCAGAG ccCTCCAAGAAGAAGCTACAACCTGCCACCAAGAAACAAAGCTATGAAATACAG aagTGTTGGTCGGAGGACGGAGCGAGTCCCTGCGTCCTCATAGAAACTCCTCACAAAGAACTGGAGCCTGCAGACCCGTCGAGCTTCAAGCAGTACAGATTCAAAAACCTCTTCATCAAGGCCTCGCCCATCCCTCGTCTCAG TTGGGCCAGTTCAGACGACGTTTGGATCAAAATGCTCAACAAGGAGCTGAAGTACGTTCATGATAAGAGTTACCTGCAGCGGCATCCCAAACTGCAGCCCAAGATGAGAGCCATCCTGCTGGACTGGCTGCTGGAG gtgagcGAGGTTTACAGCCTCCACCGGCAGACGGCCTACCTCGCTCAGGACTTCTTCGACCGCTTCATGCTGACTCAGCAGAACGTCAACAAGGATTACCTGCAGCTCATCGGCATCACCACGCTCTTCATCGCCTCCAAGATAGAG gAGATTTATCCTCCTAAAATCTGTGAGTTCGCCTACGTGACGGACGGCGCCTGCGACATGTGGGACATCCAGTGCACCGAGCTGCACATCCTGAAG GCGTTGGACTGGAATCTGTGTCCAGAGACGCCGATCTCCTGGTTGAAGCTTTACGTTCAGGTGGAGGCTCAGACGGACGGAGAGAACTTCCTGGTTCCACAGTTTCCTCAGGAAACCTACATCCAGATCACACAG CTGTTAGACGTGTGTATGATGGACATCAACTCGCTGGACTACAGCTACAGTGTTCTCGCCGCAGCCGCCTTCTGCCACTTCTCCACCTTCGACGTCGTTCATAAAGTCTCAG gtcTGACGTGGGAGAGCGTCGCTCCTTGTTTCCGGTGGATGACTCCCTTCATGGACACGCTGCGATCTGAACCCAAACCTCAGCTCAAGAACTTCACCAAAGTCAAAGCCGACGACCGACACAACATCCAGACACACGTGGCCTATCTGGACCTGCTG AGAAAAGCTCACGAGCGTCGGATCGACAGTCCCGACTGTCAGCTGTCGCCGGCCCCCGTGGGCGCCATCCTGACTCCGCCCAACAGCACAGAGAAACCGGCCAAtccctga
- the ccne2 gene encoding G1/S-specific cyclin-E2 isoform X4 encodes MSRRSDRITLQARDSNTPEPTVRGPLRKRKSEPSKKKLQPATKKQSYEIQKCWSEDGASPCVLIETPHKELEPADPSSFKQYRFKNLFIKASPIPRLSWASSDDVWIKMLNKELKYVHDKSYLQRHPKLQPKMRAILLDWLLEVSEVYSLHRQTAYLAQDFFDRFMLTQQNVNKDYLQLIGITTLFIASKIEEIYPPKICEFAYVTDGACDMWDIQCTELHILKALDWNLCPETPISWLKLYVQVEAQTDGENFLVPQFPQETYIQITQLLDVCMMDINSLDYSYSVLAAAAFCHFSTFDVVHKVSGLTWESVAPCFRWMTPFMDTLRSEPKPQLKNFTKVKADDRHNIQTHVAYLDLLRKAHERRIDSPDCQLSPAPVGAILTPPNSTEKPANP; translated from the exons ATGTCCAGACGCAG CGATCGCATCACACTGCAAGCCAGAGATTCAAACACACCTGAGCCGACTGTGAGAGGCCCCCTGAGGAAAAGGAAGTCAGAG ccCTCCAAGAAGAAGCTACAACCTGCCACCAAGAAACAAAGCTATGAAATACAG aagTGTTGGTCGGAGGACGGAGCGAGTCCCTGCGTCCTCATAGAAACTCCTCACAAAGAACTGGAGCCTGCAGACCCGTCGAGCTTCAAGCAGTACAGATTCAAAAACCTCTTCATCAAGGCCTCGCCCATCCCTCGTCTCAG TTGGGCCAGTTCAGACGACGTTTGGATCAAAATGCTCAACAAGGAGCTGAAGTACGTTCATGATAAGAGTTACCTGCAGCGGCATCCCAAACTGCAGCCCAAGATGAGAGCCATCCTGCTGGACTGGCTGCTGGAG gtgagcGAGGTTTACAGCCTCCACCGGCAGACGGCCTACCTCGCTCAGGACTTCTTCGACCGCTTCATGCTGACTCAGCAGAACGTCAACAAGGATTACCTGCAGCTCATCGGCATCACCACGCTCTTCATCGCCTCCAAGATAGAG gAGATTTATCCTCCTAAAATCTGTGAGTTCGCCTACGTGACGGACGGCGCCTGCGACATGTGGGACATCCAGTGCACCGAGCTGCACATCCTGAAG GCGTTGGACTGGAATCTGTGTCCAGAGACGCCGATCTCCTGGTTGAAGCTTTACGTTCAGGTGGAGGCTCAGACGGACGGAGAGAACTTCCTGGTTCCACAGTTTCCTCAGGAAACCTACATCCAGATCACACAG CTGTTAGACGTGTGTATGATGGACATCAACTCGCTGGACTACAGCTACAGTGTTCTCGCCGCAGCCGCCTTCTGCCACTTCTCCACCTTCGACGTCGTTCATAAAGTCTCAG gtcTGACGTGGGAGAGCGTCGCTCCTTGTTTCCGGTGGATGACTCCCTTCATGGACACGCTGCGATCTGAACCCAAACCTCAGCTCAAGAACTTCACCAAAGTCAAAGCCGACGACCGACACAACATCCAGACACACGTGGCCTATCTGGACCTGCTG AGAAAAGCTCACGAGCGTCGGATCGACAGTCCCGACTGTCAGCTGTCGCCGGCCCCCGTGGGCGCCATCCTGACTCCGCCCAACAGCACAGAGAAACCGGCCAAtccctga